A single region of the Eubalaena glacialis isolate mEubGla1 unplaced genomic scaffold, mEubGla1.1.hap2.+ XY scaffold_727, whole genome shotgun sequence genome encodes:
- the LOC133083829 gene encoding transcription factor Sp6-like — MEAPSSQDDPYQDKVMKGSRDIRWAPAQLKSMRERFLVQLPARDLPQLHNPRCAQKFLTGPIGHPRICTNAHFPRLLKRLVHRRGGQLWGRLGLSGQGWDCPSSPLQLLPLTLHSYRGPLCHAHCYSSRVTCEDLESDSPLAPGPSSKLLQPDVSHHYESWFRPTRPGTEEGSWWDLHPGTSWMDLPHTQGALTSPGHPGALQAGLGGYVGDHQLCAQPPHPHPHPHHLLPAAGGQHLLGPPDGAKALEAAAPESQGLDTSLDGAARPKGSRRSAPRSSGQTVCRCPNCLEAERLGAPCGPDGGKKKHLHNCHIPGCGKAYAKTSHLKAHLRWHSGDRPFVCNWLFCGKRFTRSDELQRRLQTHTGTKKFPCAVCSRVFMRSDHLAKHMKTHEGAKEEAAGAAAGEGKAGGAEPPGGKGKREAEGSAAPCS; from the exons ATGGAGGCCCCGAGCTCTCAG GATGATCCCTATCAGGACAAGGTGATGAAAGGCAGCCGAGATATCCGATGGGCTCCCGCCCAGCTGAAAAGCATGAGGGAAAGGTTCCTAGTGCAACTCCCAGCTAGAGACCTGCCGCAGTTACACAACCCACGGTGTGCACAGAAGTTCCTCACTGGACCCATCGGGCACCCCCGGATATGCACAAATGCACACTTTCCCAGGCTGCTCAAACGCCTGGTGCACA GGCGAGGAGGGCAGCTGTGGGGGCGGCTGGgcctgtctgggcagggctgggactgcccctcctcccccttgcagCTCCTCCCGCTGACCCTGCATTCTTATCGGGGGCCTTTG tgccatGCCCACTGTTACTCCTCTCGGGTAACCTGCGAGGACCTGGAAAGCGACAGTCCCTTGGCCCCGGGACCCTCTTCCAAGCTCCTGCAGCCGGACGTGTCACACCATTACGAATCGTGGTTCCGGCCGACACGCCCAGGCACCGAGGAGGGCTCGTGGTGGGACCTTCATCCGGGTACCAGCTGGATGGACCTCCCCCACACTCAGGGCGCGCTGACCTCACCTGGCCACCCCGGGGCGCTTCAGGCTGGCTTGGGGGGCTACGTCGGAGACCACCAGCTTTGTGCCCAGCCGCCCCACCCACACCCGCACCcgcaccacctcctcccagccgccGGAGGGCAGCACCTCCTCGGGCCTCCCGACGGGGCGAAGGCCTTGGAAGCAGCCGCCCCGGAATCCCAGGGGCTGGATACCAGTCTGGATGGGGCGGCCCGGCCCAAAGGCTCCCGGCGGTCAGCGCCCCGCAGCTCAGGCCAGACCGTGTGCCGCTGCCCCAACTGCCTGGAGGCGGAGCGACTGGGGGCTCCGTGCGGGCCCGATGGGGGCAAGAAGAAGCATTTGCACAATTGCCACATCCCGGGCTGTGGGAAAGCCTACGCCAAGACATCGCACCTGAAGGCACACTTGCGCTGGCACAGCGGCGACCGCCCCTTCGTGTGCAACTGGCTCTTCTGCGGCAAGCGCTTCACGCGCTCCGACGAGCTGCAGCGCCGCCTCCAGACCCACACCGGCACCAAGAAGTTCCCCTGCGCAGTCTGCAGCCGAGTCTTCATGCGCAGCGACCACCTGGCCAAACACATGAAAACCCACGAGGGCGCCAAAGAGGAGGctgccggggcggcggcgggagaGGGCAAGGCCGGCGGAGCGGAGCCCCCCGGGGGCAAAGGCAAGCGCGAGGCCGAGGGCAGCGCGGCTCCCTGCAGCTGA
- the LOC133083822 gene encoding transcription factor Sp6-like produces the protein MGLGMIPIRDKVMKGSRDIRWAPAQLKSMRERFLVQLPARDLPQLHNHAPPADLHSYRGPLCHAHCYSSRVTCEDLESDSPLAPGPSSKLLQPDVSHHYESWFRPTRPGTEEGSWWDLHPGTSWMDLPHTQGALTSPGHPGALQAGLGGYVGDHQLCAQPPHPHPHPHHLLPAAGGQHLLGPPDGAKALEAAAPESQGLDTSLDGAARPKGSRRSAPRSSGQTVCRCPNCLEAERLGAPCGPDGGKKKHLHNCHIPGCGKAYAKTSHLKAHLRWHSGDRPFVCNWLFCGKRFTRSDELQRRLQTHTGTKKFPCAVCSRVFMRSDHLAKHMKTHEGAKEEAAGAAAGEGKAGGAEPPGGKGKREAEGSAAPCS, from the exons ATGGGCCTGGG GATGATCCCTATCAGGGACAAGGTGATGAAAGGCAGCCGAGATATCCGATGGGCTCCCGCCCAGCTGAAAAGCATGAGGGAAAGGTTCCTAGTGCAACTCCCAGCTAGAGACCTGCCGCAGTTACACAACCACG CTCCTCCCGCTGACCTGCATTCTTATCGGGGGCCTTTG tgccatGCCCACTGTTACTCCTCTCGGGTAACCTGCGAGGACCTGGAAAGCGACAGTCCCTTGGCCCCGGGACCCTCTTCCAAGCTCCTGCAGCCGGACGTGTCACACCATTACGAATCGTGGTTCCGGCCGACACGCCCAGGCACCGAGGAGGGCTCGTGGTGGGACCTTCATCCGGGTACCAGCTGGATGGACCTCCCCCACACTCAGGGCGCGCTGACCTCACCTGGCCACCCCGGGGCGCTTCAGGCTGGCTTGGGGGGCTACGTCGGAGACCACCAGCTTTGTGCCCAGCCGCCCCACCCACACCCGCACCcgcaccacctcctcccagccgccGGAGGGCAGCACCTCCTCGGGCCTCCCGACGGGGCGAAGGCCTTGGAAGCAGCCGCCCCGGAATCCCAGGGGCTGGATACCAGTCTGGATGGGGCGGCCCGGCCCAAAGGCTCCCGGCGGTCAGCGCCCCGCAGCTCAGGCCAGACCGTGTGCCGCTGCCCCAACTGCCTGGAGGCGGAGCGACTGGGGGCTCCGTGCGGGCCCGATGGGGGCAAGAAGAAGCATTTGCACAATTGCCACATCCCGGGCTGTGGGAAAGCCTACGCCAAGACATCGCACCTGAAGGCACACTTGCGCTGGCACAGCGGCGACCGCCCCTTCGTGTGCAACTGGCTCTTCTGCGGCAAGCGCTTCACGCGCTCCGACGAGCTGCAGCGCCGCCTCCAGACCCACACCGGCACCAAGAAGTTCCCCTGCGCAGTCTGCAGCCGAGTCTTCATGCGCAGCGACCACCTGGCCAAACACATGAAAACCCACGAGGGCGCCAAAGAGGAGGctgccggggcggcggcgggagaGGGCAAGGCCGGCGGAGCGGAGCCCCCCGGGGGCAAAGGCAAGCGCGAGGCCGAGGGCAGCGCGGCTCCCTGCAGCTGA